TATTACCGAGACGCTGGATGGTCGCGAAGACCTGGCCCCGTTCCGCGATCTGGTAGACCAGTATCTGTCAGAAAACGAAGTGGATCCGTTGGACGTAGCCGCCGCACTGGCCTCCATGGCCCAGGGCGACCAGCCGCTACTGCTGGACGAGCGTGAGCCGAAACAGCGCGACTTCAATGACCGCGGCGACCGCGACTTTGATGATCGCAAACGCAACAAGCGCGACAAGAAAGGCTTCGATAAGCAGAAGCACGTTGGCCCGCCGGACGAAGGCAAAGAGCGCTTCCGTATTGAAGTAGGCCGCGAACACGGCGTGCGTCCGGGTAGCGTCGTGGGTGCCATCGCCAACGAAGTGGATCTCGACAGCTCGCACATTGGCCGTATCGAAATCTACCCCGATTACACCACCGTGGACCTGCCGGAAGGCATGCCCAAGGAAATTTTCAATCACCTGAAAAAGGTACGGGTAAACGGCCGACCGATGAATATTGCCAAGTTCACCGAGCAAGGCGGTGGCGGCAAAGGCGGCAAGCCGCCGTTCGCCGCGAAAAAGCGCAAGCCGAAGAAACCGCGCGACTAACGGTTTTTCGCATACCGGCGCGTAAAACAGAAAGGGCACCTATTTGGTGCCCTTTCTTGTTTCTGTGTACTTAACTTATTTGGTTTTCCCAAACGGCAACATCTGCCGCAACGTATTGTCTTTGATGATCAGGTGATGCCAGAGCGCACCACCGATATGCAGCACCAGTAATACCAGCAACGCATTCCACAAAAACTCTTTATGTAAAAATGCCAGCTGCTTGGCCAGGTCGATATTCTTGGTGACAAAGCTCGGCAGGTCGAACAGCCAGAATAGAGTGGTATCCCGCCCCGCAAACTGGCGCATCAACAGGCCTGTCAGGGGCATGCCCAGCATGATGATGTACATCAGGCTCTGTACCAGTAGCGAGACTGGCTTCTGGAAGGCGCTGCCGTGAAGAGTGGGGCGGCCGTGGGTGGCACGCCAGTAGAGGCGGAACAGGCCGAGAAGCAGCACAGAGAAGCCCAGGGAGAAGTGCAGCACCATCCACCAGCCGCGCATGGGGTCGTCCTTCTCGTAAAACTCATGCAGCTCGACCGAGCCCCACGCAAACAGAATAAAGAAGGCAATCAGCCAGTGCAGGGTTTTGATGGACTTGCTCCAGCTGTTGGGTGTGGATGCCATAGGGTTCTCCTTGTGATTATTACGTTTTTATTAACTGCAGTTTATGCACTGCGTACGCCGTTGAGATTGGCAAAACAGGTATTCCGCGCGGTGGTGAAGAAGTCCTGTAAAAATGCCTGCTCCAGCATCTCCTCCCGCACCGCTGCGTAGAGTGTACTCCAAAGTCCATTTTTCCCCAGTCTAAGCGAAGCAACCAATCCTTTCTGTAAGTATTCGTAAAGCGCCCAGTTAGGAAGTGCACACACACCGCGCCCGCTGACGACCAGTTGCACCATCATCACCGTCAGTTCCGCGGTGCGCACGGACGCGGGCTCCACATCCGCGGGGTCGAGGAAGTGCTGAAAAATATCCAGCCGTTCCCGCTCTACGGGATAGGTGATCTGTACCTCCTCGGCCAGGTCTTCCGGCGCTACCCACTTCTTCTCAGCCAGCGGATGTTTGCGGCTGATGGCAAGACACATCTCAAAGCTGAACAGGGGCTCGTAGTGAATGCCCTTCAGGGACTCGTCCGGGTTGCTGGTTACCACCAGGTCCAGGTCTCCCCGCACCAGTGCTGGCAGCGGTGCAAAATTGAAGCCACTGGAGAGATCCAGCTCCACTTCCGGCCAGTCGTCGCGGTAGGCGTCCAGCGTTGGCATCAGCCATTGATAGCAGCTGTGACATTCGATGGCGATATTCAACCGCCCCGCATTCCCGGATGCCAGCCGTGCCAGATCCCGCTGAGCCACGGCGACTCTCGGCAATACCTCATCCGCCAGTTGCAGCAGCCGTAGTCCGGCGCTGGTAAAGCGCAACGGGCGGGACTTGCGCACAAACAGGGTCTGCTCGTGGCGGTCTTCAAGCTCCCGGAACAGGTGGGAGAGGGCAGATTGGGTGAGGTGCAGCCGCTCGGCAGCGCGCACCATGCTGCCGGTTTCCCGCAGTGTCGCGAGGGCCTTCAGGTGTCTGAATTCGATCATCGATCAATCTACTTTAGGTAAATTCAAGTTGTGGGCAAAAAATATGAAATTGATTGAATATCACTGCGCCCTCAGAATCAACCCTGAATTAACCATCACTCGTCATACCGGCGGAAGCCGGTATCCAGAAGAGACAGGGAACAGACATGGCACAGACACATATCCTCGGCTACCCACGCATCGGCGCACAGCGTGAACTGAAGCGTGCGCAGGAAGCCTACTGGAAAGGCGACATCGATCAGAAAGCCCTATTGGCGGCAGGTTCTCAAGTGCGCAGCAAAAACTGGCAGGCGCAGCAGAGCGCGGGGTTGGCGCTCACTACAGTGGGGGACTTCGCGTGGTACGACCAGGTGCTGAACCACTCGCTGATGTTCGGTGTGGTGCCGGAACGCTTTGCCGACGGGGCCGCCGACAACAAACTCGACCAGTACTTCCGCCTCGCCCGCGGCCGCGCGCCCTCCGGCGAGCCGGTGGCGGCCAA
The Microbulbifer celer DNA segment above includes these coding regions:
- a CDS encoding LysR family transcriptional regulator, encoding MIEFRHLKALATLRETGSMVRAAERLHLTQSALSHLFRELEDRHEQTLFVRKSRPLRFTSAGLRLLQLADEVLPRVAVAQRDLARLASGNAGRLNIAIECHSCYQWLMPTLDAYRDDWPEVELDLSSGFNFAPLPALVRGDLDLVVTSNPDESLKGIHYEPLFSFEMCLAISRKHPLAEKKWVAPEDLAEEVQITYPVERERLDIFQHFLDPADVEPASVRTAELTVMMVQLVVSGRGVCALPNWALYEYLQKGLVASLRLGKNGLWSTLYAAVREEMLEQAFLQDFFTTARNTCFANLNGVRSA
- a CDS encoding cytochrome b — its product is MASTPNSWSKSIKTLHWLIAFFILFAWGSVELHEFYEKDDPMRGWWMVLHFSLGFSVLLLGLFRLYWRATHGRPTLHGSAFQKPVSLLVQSLMYIIMLGMPLTGLLMRQFAGRDTTLFWLFDLPSFVTKNIDLAKQLAFLHKEFLWNALLVLLVLHIGGALWHHLIIKDNTLRQMLPFGKTK